Within the Plesiomonas shigelloides genome, the region CTCAGGGCGCGCGACGCTAGCGCGCAAGATCCCGTCTTGGTGCAGATTGCACGTCAGTGGATAGAACACGCACTGACCATCGCGACTGCGCGCACCGACTAACGACACTTCCGACTCAAACGGGATCATCTGCTCGACAATGCAAGCACCGTACATCTCGGTTGGGAAACTGTCGATATTTTGGGCATGGATCCGCCACTGACCGCGGCCGTCATAACCACCGGTACGGCGTTTGACCATCACGGTGTCGCCCAAACGGGCAAACAGCGCAGGCCAATCGTGCGGCGTGTCGAGGGCTTGCCACGGTGAAGTGGCTAATTGCAGACTATCGATCAGCTGCTTTTGGGTTTGCCGATCAGCCAAGCGCGGGAAGGTGTGTGGATTGACAAAGCCAGGGTGCTGGCTCAGCGCGCGGGTCAGTGGAGTATCTGGCCACTGTTCAATCTCGGCGGAGATCATCGCGTTGTCTGGCAGCTGCGGTGGGGTGTCATCAAACCCGCACGGAGTGACCGAGATGGCAAGCGGCGCGGCCGCTTGCTGTAGCATGTTGCCGAGTTGGCCGTTACCTAAAACCCAAACCGGTTTCATGCCTCCTCCCGCGGATCGGGGTTATTGAGTACCGCGTCAGTTTGCGCGTCGCGCCAGGCTTGCAGACGCGTGCGC harbors:
- the purK gene encoding 5-(carboxyamino)imidazole ribonucleotide synthase, whose amino-acid sequence is MKPVWVLGNGQLGNMLQQAAAPLAISVTPCGFDDTPPQLPDNAMISAEIEQWPDTPLTRALSQHPGFVNPHTFPRLADRQTQKQLIDSLQLATSPWQALDTPHDWPALFARLGDTVMVKRRTGGYDGRGQWRIHAQNIDSFPTEMYGACIVEQMIPFESEVSLVGARSRDGQCVFYPLTCNLHQDGILRASVARPEHIPAYLQRQAEQMLGSLMHALEYVGVMAMECFVLGDQLLINELAPRVHNSGHWTQAGASASQFELHVRALQDLPLPTPVVSAPAVMINLIGTALNTDWLSVPLARLHWYGKEVRAGRKLGHINLTHPEPQQLCAALQALQPLLPEEYQSGLAWAQQQLR